The proteins below come from a single Microthrixaceae bacterium genomic window:
- a CDS encoding DUF2786 domain-containing protein, translating into MGTNNRARRAAKSKARQQARREHAQRDHGLRDRSGRVSGGATGGTGGNSYGGRQHDHDTYDFNDPFARERILTEQVDALWHEVYGAVSRDRSSEPARRRLAQLDASAVNRGAERLLLLQIDQVWAHGWQPAELVRHVTRVTKNRTTRDILSALVAADYLRRPPTSIDARWRAQIESLDIVQGATTRDWITTALRGAATRAEALLSISETFATLRLGRLDVLIPPPGADSSTTWPPGGGAVAPDTAADPVIERVRNLLAKAESTEFEAEAAAFTAKAQELIVRHAIDQAMLTAGDRRSPEDRPVAIRVFVDAPYADAKSLLLQMIARQSRCRTVFLTGLDMSTVVGFPADVAAVHVLFTSLLVQAQAALNNAARTAAPGTRTRSAGFRAAFYQAFAQRIDERLSEASKHAADAAAAEYGDAFLPVLAGRQQEVDDLFNDRFTNLTSGSMRRSYDRAGWASGQLAADTAKLHRGDLTDEATDDPTPPEPAALRPFSDNQWS; encoded by the coding sequence ATGGGAACGAACAACCGGGCGCGCCGCGCCGCGAAGAGCAAGGCACGCCAACAGGCCCGCCGCGAGCATGCGCAACGCGACCATGGACTACGCGACCGGTCGGGCCGCGTCTCGGGCGGGGCAACGGGCGGCACGGGCGGCAACTCGTACGGCGGGCGACAGCACGACCACGACACCTACGACTTCAACGATCCGTTCGCGCGCGAGCGGATCCTGACCGAGCAGGTCGACGCGTTATGGCACGAGGTCTACGGCGCTGTGTCGAGGGATCGGAGCAGCGAACCGGCACGTCGACGGCTCGCTCAGCTTGATGCCTCCGCCGTCAATCGGGGCGCAGAGCGACTGCTCCTCCTCCAAATCGACCAGGTGTGGGCCCACGGATGGCAACCCGCAGAACTTGTCCGCCACGTCACACGCGTGACCAAAAATCGCACGACCCGCGACATCCTCAGCGCCCTGGTCGCCGCCGACTACCTGAGGCGCCCGCCAACCAGCATCGATGCTCGGTGGCGCGCCCAGATCGAGTCCCTCGACATCGTCCAAGGGGCGACGACACGCGACTGGATCACCACCGCGCTACGCGGCGCAGCCACTCGCGCCGAGGCGCTGCTGTCGATCAGTGAGACCTTCGCAACACTGAGGCTCGGCCGCCTCGATGTCCTGATCCCCCCTCCTGGCGCCGACAGCTCGACGACCTGGCCGCCGGGCGGTGGCGCCGTCGCACCCGACACCGCCGCCGACCCGGTCATCGAACGAGTCCGCAATCTGCTGGCGAAGGCAGAGTCGACCGAGTTCGAGGCCGAGGCCGCAGCGTTCACCGCCAAAGCCCAGGAACTCATCGTCCGCCATGCCATCGATCAGGCAATGCTCACGGCCGGCGACCGCCGTTCGCCCGAGGACCGTCCGGTCGCCATCCGGGTCTTTGTCGATGCGCCCTATGCCGATGCCAAGTCGCTGCTCCTGCAGATGATCGCCCGACAGTCGCGCTGTCGAACGGTGTTTCTCACCGGCCTCGACATGTCGACCGTCGTCGGGTTCCCTGCGGACGTCGCTGCGGTGCACGTGTTGTTCACCTCGCTGCTCGTGCAGGCTCAGGCGGCGCTCAACAACGCGGCGCGCACCGCTGCGCCCGGCACCCGAACGCGCTCAGCCGGATTTCGAGCAGCCTTCTACCAGGCCTTCGCTCAGCGCATCGACGAGCGCCTCAGCGAGGCATCGAAACACGCCGCCGACGCGGCGGCCGCCGAGTACGGCGATGCGTTCCTTCCGGTGCTCGCCGGTCGCCAACAAGAGGTCGACGACCTGTTCAACGATCGATTCACGAACCTCACTTCCGGTTCGATGCGCCGCTCCTACGATCGGGCGGGGTGGGCGAGTGGGCAACTCGCCGCTGACACCGCCAAGTTGCACCGCGGCGACCTGACCGACGAGGCCACCGACGATCCAACCCCACCCGAGCCGGCCGCACTCCGCCCGTTCTCCGATAACCAGTGGTCGTGA
- a CDS encoding isocitrate lyase/phosphoenolpyruvate mutase family protein gives MTDLASRAQALLDMHHSPATLVLPTVWDVWSARTVVDAGFGALTIGSHPVADSRGQRDNEGMTIDDALDSVRRITAAVDVPVSADMESGYALAPAELVDRVLEAGVAGINVEDTVHSEGRVRSPAEHAEYIGAIRAAADSAGVALVINARTDAFIGAVESYADPLAEAIARLKLCEEAGARCVYPVKAPSREAIESLLSELSGPVNVLANPVDGSAAGSLADLQALGVHRVSMGPLLQKSLAPRLADLVGPWLG, from the coding sequence ATGACCGATCTCGCGAGTCGCGCACAGGCCCTGCTCGACATGCATCATTCGCCAGCCACGCTGGTGCTTCCAACCGTGTGGGACGTGTGGTCGGCCCGCACGGTCGTCGACGCCGGATTCGGTGCGCTCACCATCGGTAGTCACCCCGTCGCCGATTCTCGAGGGCAGCGCGACAACGAAGGGATGACGATCGATGACGCACTCGACAGCGTTCGTCGTATCACCGCCGCAGTCGACGTGCCGGTGAGTGCCGATATGGAATCGGGTTATGCGCTGGCCCCGGCCGAACTCGTCGACCGGGTTCTCGAGGCCGGTGTGGCAGGCATCAACGTCGAAGACACCGTGCACAGCGAGGGCCGGGTACGGTCGCCCGCCGAGCACGCGGAGTACATCGGAGCGATTCGCGCCGCGGCCGATTCCGCCGGGGTCGCGCTGGTCATCAACGCTCGCACCGATGCGTTCATCGGGGCCGTCGAGAGCTACGCCGACCCCCTTGCGGAGGCCATCGCCCGCCTGAAGCTGTGCGAGGAGGCGGGAGCGCGGTGCGTCTATCCGGTGAAGGCCCCGAGCCGCGAGGCCATCGAGTCGTTACTTTCGGAGTTGTCGGGACCGGTCAACGTGTTGGCGAACCCGGTCGACGGATCGGCCGCGGGATCGTTGGCCGACCTGCAGGCCCTCGGGGTGCATCGCGTGTCGATGGGGCCGCTGTTGCAGAAATCGCTGGCGCCGCGCCTGGCCGACCTCGTCGGACCGTGGCTGGGGTGA
- a CDS encoding alpha/beta hydrolase fold domain-containing protein, which yields MKHSHRLVTLAVVSVLVLSGCKSDPGGTVDSAGASADEPTTTTTTLLQGPPVAPDALDISFTEAPFAYDGDVSFVSDLRCGPAERNLVDVAVPRSVDEIEAARSEGSADLPLVVHIHGGGFIGGDKAEVWTEDAEEITTYLANGVAVASLNYTLLASAADGGVKTSMGDAAACLQFLRYNGSATFGIDPDLVVLRGGSAGAGTSLWLATHDDLADPTSSDPIEQQSTKPIAVAVVETQATYDLDRWGTDVFGDYTELFANQTLVQLAEAFGLADRLLSFYGISDSSQLATPEIEAYRADVDILALMDPNDPPAWVRNTREEEVLPVSVGLLFHHGYHARALQRQAEAVGYEAEVTWGFHAEPATSETDFVLRAIDEAR from the coding sequence ATGAAGCATTCACATCGTCTGGTGACGCTCGCCGTGGTTTCCGTTCTGGTGCTGTCCGGTTGCAAGTCGGACCCCGGCGGGACGGTCGACTCGGCCGGGGCCAGCGCCGACGAGCCCACGACCACGACCACGACGCTCCTGCAGGGTCCGCCTGTGGCGCCCGACGCCCTCGACATCAGCTTCACCGAGGCGCCGTTCGCCTACGACGGAGATGTGTCGTTCGTGTCGGATCTGCGTTGTGGTCCTGCCGAGCGCAACCTCGTCGACGTGGCCGTTCCCCGAAGTGTCGACGAGATCGAGGCGGCGCGCTCTGAGGGATCGGCCGATCTCCCGCTCGTGGTCCACATCCATGGGGGCGGCTTCATCGGCGGTGATAAGGCGGAGGTGTGGACCGAGGATGCCGAGGAAATCACGACCTACCTGGCCAACGGTGTCGCCGTCGCGTCGCTCAATTACACGCTGTTGGCCTCAGCTGCTGACGGTGGCGTGAAGACCTCGATGGGCGACGCCGCGGCATGTCTGCAGTTCCTGCGATACAACGGCTCGGCCACGTTCGGGATCGACCCGGATCTGGTGGTGTTGCGCGGCGGAAGTGCTGGCGCTGGAACATCGCTGTGGCTGGCGACCCATGACGATCTCGCGGATCCGACGAGTTCGGATCCGATCGAACAACAGTCGACCAAACCCATCGCTGTCGCGGTGGTCGAAACCCAGGCCACCTACGACCTCGACCGGTGGGGTACCGATGTCTTCGGCGACTACACCGAACTGTTCGCCAACCAGACGCTCGTGCAACTCGCCGAGGCGTTCGGCCTCGCAGACCGACTCCTGTCGTTCTACGGCATCAGCGACTCCAGCCAACTCGCCACACCCGAGATCGAGGCATACCGCGCAGACGTCGACATCTTGGCCCTCATGGACCCGAACGACCCGCCGGCATGGGTGCGCAATACCCGTGAGGAGGAGGTGTTGCCCGTATCGGTCGGCCTGTTGTTTCACCACGGGTACCACGCCAGGGCGTTGCAGCGTCAGGCGGAGGCGGTCGGATACGAGGCCGAGGTGACGTGGGGGTTTCATGCCGAGCCGGCGACAAGTGAGACCGACTTCGTGTTGAGAGCCATCGACGAGGCCCGCTGA
- a CDS encoding sterol desaturase family protein yields MERSLLVLFVVGLVLVASEFVIRRHRNMDIDLHDTWVSAGVGSLWFAAKAIGGYAGLIVVYRWISDQWAPWQLPLNNPLTWIGYWLVGDFFYYWVHRAEHRSRWMWASHVVHHSSIDFGFTTAIRMPPTEILYKPLTGLWAPLLGFPPAMYAAMAAWGLITGQLQHTRIVGSLGVLDRWLATPSNHRVHHGSNERYLDKNFGGQTMIWDRICGTYEPESEPVVYGVTEPLAGTRVRDVALGGYPALWQARRSRRLESAGAAV; encoded by the coding sequence ATGGAACGTTCACTCCTCGTCTTGTTCGTCGTCGGCCTGGTGCTCGTCGCCTCGGAATTCGTCATCCGCCGTCATCGCAACATGGACATCGACCTGCACGACACGTGGGTCTCGGCGGGCGTCGGTTCGTTGTGGTTCGCTGCGAAGGCGATCGGCGGATACGCGGGCCTCATCGTGGTGTACCGCTGGATCTCCGATCAGTGGGCCCCCTGGCAACTCCCGCTGAACAACCCGCTGACGTGGATCGGCTACTGGCTGGTCGGCGACTTCTTCTACTACTGGGTGCATCGGGCGGAGCACCGCAGCCGGTGGATGTGGGCGAGCCATGTCGTGCATCACTCATCCATCGACTTCGGCTTCACCACGGCGATTCGTATGCCGCCGACGGAGATCCTCTACAAGCCGCTCACCGGGCTGTGGGCCCCGCTCCTCGGCTTCCCACCTGCGATGTATGCCGCGATGGCGGCGTGGGGACTCATCACCGGGCAACTCCAACACACCCGCATCGTCGGATCGCTCGGTGTGCTGGATCGATGGCTGGCGACCCCGTCGAATCACCGGGTGCATCACGGCTCGAACGAGCGCTACCTCGACAAGAATTTCGGTGGCCAGACGATGATTTGGGACCGCATCTGCGGCACCTACGAGCCGGAGAGCGAACCTGTTGTCTACGGCGTCACCGAGCCGCTCGCCGGCACCCGGGTACGCGACGTTGCGCTCGGCGGCTACCCGGCGCTGTGGCAGGCGCGAAGGAGCCGACGTCTCGAAAGCGCCGGAGCCGCGGTCTAG
- a CDS encoding rhodanese-like domain-containing protein: protein MGGGIGRRATVESGDVLQVRPGDRLRVRVLPALLLTTALVAGGCSDDQSDSAGSANVSAEATTGTDTPAAGVDSATAALAEGRRVIDVRTAREFDEQHVEGADNLDIQGGSFDELIAELTTDGAYVVYCRSGNRSAVATKQMRAAGLDVVDGGAIADMDTAGWTITSG from the coding sequence GTGGGTGGAGGAATTGGTCGACGAGCAACCGTCGAGTCAGGTGACGTCTTGCAGGTCCGGCCTGGCGACAGGTTGCGGGTCCGTGTCCTCCCGGCGCTACTGCTGACGACGGCCCTCGTCGCCGGTGGGTGTTCCGATGACCAATCCGATTCGGCGGGTTCCGCCAACGTCTCAGCCGAGGCGACAACCGGCACCGACACTCCGGCGGCCGGCGTCGACTCCGCCACGGCCGCCCTGGCCGAAGGCCGACGAGTGATCGACGTGCGCACGGCCCGTGAGTTCGATGAGCAACACGTCGAGGGCGCCGACAATCTCGACATCCAGGGCGGCTCGTTCGACGAACTCATCGCCGAGTTGACGACCGACGGCGCCTACGTCGTCTACTGCCGGTCCGGCAACCGTTCGGCGGTGGCCACCAAGCAGATGCGCGCCGCGGGACTCGACGTCGTCGACGGCGGAGCGATCGCCGACATGGACACGGCCGGCTGGACCATCACGAGCGGCTGA
- a CDS encoding DJ-1/PfpI family protein encodes MTEQRAIDSPAATTAIAIAMYDQMTILDAIGPYQVLTWLPGAEVVLVGAERGRVTDDKGLLHLDIEHTFDDVPTPDVVVVPGGYVTREMAHDGNPLVEWVRTAHPSTTWTTSVCTGALILGAAGVLDGLDATTHWIAYDELASFGARPTEERVVVRGKVITGAGVSAGIDMALRLVIELAGVETAQAIQLGIEYDPQPPLDAGSPSKAPDEIRELVLALNR; translated from the coding sequence ATGACCGAACAGAGAGCTATTGACTCACCAGCAGCTACCACCGCGATCGCCATCGCGATGTACGACCAGATGACGATCCTCGATGCGATCGGCCCCTACCAGGTCCTGACGTGGTTGCCGGGGGCCGAGGTCGTGCTGGTCGGCGCCGAACGAGGACGGGTGACCGACGACAAGGGCCTTTTGCACCTCGACATCGAGCACACCTTCGACGATGTTCCCACCCCCGACGTCGTGGTCGTGCCCGGCGGCTACGTCACGCGTGAGATGGCCCACGACGGCAACCCTCTCGTCGAGTGGGTACGCACCGCGCATCCGAGCACCACCTGGACGACGTCGGTGTGCACGGGCGCACTGATCCTCGGCGCCGCCGGTGTGTTGGATGGACTCGATGCCACGACGCACTGGATCGCGTACGACGAGTTGGCGTCCTTCGGGGCCCGCCCGACCGAGGAACGGGTCGTGGTGCGAGGCAAGGTCATCACGGGGGCGGGGGTGTCGGCCGGTATCGACATGGCGCTGCGCCTGGTCATCGAGTTGGCCGGAGTCGAGACCGCCCAGGCCATCCAACTCGGGATCGAATACGACCCACAGCCTCCGCTCGACGCCGGATCACCCTCGAAGGCGCCGGATGAGATTCGGGAGTTGGTCCTCGCGCTCAATCGCTGA
- a CDS encoding DJ-1/PfpI family protein yields the protein MLSLIGVVRLEGVAIEVVRLKVVRICMIHGIAAASGVAQSGPMPEPHPRRIAIIAYDGVQSLDVTGPLEVFSTADEVLRSEGRVGSEGRVGYDVGVATLGRMPVHCSSGLGVTPRWALEDLGRVEPLPHTVLVAGGQGSRTESTNPELVGELCRLMRDCERVGSVCTGAFVLAATGALDGRRATTHWAWAQRLAAEYPSVTVETDSIYVRHDSVWTSAGVTAGMDLALALVAQDHDDESARQVAQWLVMYLRRVGGQSQFSTPVAATTARRDEIRQAQDWVAADPAGDCSVAALAAVASMSPRNFARVFREQVGVTPGRYVESCRVDLARSLLETTDLTVAEVARRSGLGDPSTLHRVFDRTLGLSPAAYRHHHASH from the coding sequence GTGTTGAGCCTCATCGGCGTCGTCCGTCTCGAAGGCGTAGCGATCGAGGTCGTCCGGCTCAAAGTCGTCCGGATCTGCATGATTCATGGCATTGCGGCCGCCTCGGGGGTGGCGCAGTCTGGACCTATGCCCGAGCCGCACCCCCGTCGAATTGCCATCATCGCCTACGACGGCGTCCAGTCCCTCGACGTGACCGGGCCGCTCGAAGTGTTCAGTACCGCCGATGAGGTGCTGCGCTCCGAGGGCCGCGTCGGCTCCGAGGGCCGCGTCGGCTACGACGTCGGCGTCGCAACCCTTGGGCGAATGCCGGTTCACTGCTCGAGTGGGCTGGGCGTCACCCCACGATGGGCGCTCGAGGACCTCGGCCGCGTCGAACCACTCCCCCACACCGTGCTCGTCGCCGGCGGCCAGGGGAGCCGCACCGAGAGCACCAACCCCGAACTGGTCGGCGAGTTGTGCCGGTTGATGCGCGACTGCGAGCGGGTCGGGTCGGTGTGCACGGGGGCATTCGTCCTCGCCGCGACCGGCGCGCTCGACGGCCGGCGGGCGACGACCCACTGGGCCTGGGCGCAGCGGCTCGCCGCCGAGTATCCCAGCGTCACGGTGGAGACCGACTCGATCTACGTCCGACATGACAGCGTCTGGACCTCCGCCGGGGTCACCGCGGGCATGGATCTCGCGCTCGCGCTGGTCGCCCAGGACCACGACGATGAGTCGGCCCGGCAGGTGGCGCAGTGGCTCGTGATGTATCTGCGCAGGGTGGGTGGACAGTCGCAGTTCTCAACGCCGGTCGCTGCGACGACGGCCAGACGCGACGAGATTCGACAGGCTCAGGATTGGGTTGCGGCCGACCCGGCTGGGGACTGCTCGGTCGCTGCACTCGCGGCGGTGGCGTCGATGAGCCCACGCAATTTCGCCCGGGTCTTTCGCGAGCAGGTCGGGGTGACGCCCGGTCGATACGTGGAGTCGTGTCGAGTGGACCTCGCCCGGTCGCTCCTCGAGACCACCGACCTCACCGTCGCCGAGGTCGCTCGACGTAGCGGACTTGGCGACCCTTCCACCCTGCACCGAGTGTTCGACCGGACGCTCGGCCTCAGCCCGGCGGCCTACCGCCACCACCATGCATCCCACTGA
- a CDS encoding NAD(P)/FAD-dependent oxidoreductase — METATPGNATSAGSTTDVDVLIVGAGISGIGAAYHLGDQRPGTTFVILDALDSYGGTWLTHRYPGVRSDSDLYTLGYRFKPWTGRPIASGGEIMAYLGEVIDENDLARHIRYRRRVTDATWSSEKACWTVTVTVLDAESTATETYTAGFLWMCQGYYDHGEPYTPDWPGLDDYAGALVHPQHWPRDLDLTDKRVVVIGSGATAATLVPAIAGDAAHVTMLQRSPTYFINRPNSSELADTLRGLDVPEEWTYEIVRRQMMQLTDLLTTTARDHPDYVRDMLLDEVRNQLPEGFDVDTHFTPSYRPWQQRLAAVPDGDLFDAIRGGKVSMVTDTIKRFTPTGIETDGGETLEAEVVVTATGFNLSVLGDIDFTVDGESIDPSTLVSYRGIMFSGLPNLAYVFGYFRASWTLRADIISDFVCRVLTRMDERGDTTVMPRLRDSDADMALLPWVDPENFNPGYLARSLDRMPRRGDREPWTWGSEYPDEKAALEAADLDDGTLQFS; from the coding sequence ATGGAGACCGCTACACCCGGAAACGCAACTAGCGCGGGGTCGACGACCGATGTCGACGTGCTGATCGTCGGTGCGGGCATCTCGGGGATCGGTGCCGCGTATCACCTGGGTGACCAGCGACCCGGCACCACCTTCGTGATCCTCGACGCGTTGGATTCCTACGGAGGTACCTGGCTGACCCACCGCTACCCGGGCGTTCGTTCCGACAGCGACCTGTACACGCTCGGGTACCGCTTCAAGCCATGGACGGGGCGCCCGATTGCCTCAGGCGGCGAGATTATGGCCTACCTGGGCGAGGTGATCGACGAGAACGATCTCGCCCGCCACATCCGCTATCGCCGTCGGGTGACCGACGCGACGTGGTCGTCCGAGAAGGCCTGTTGGACGGTTACCGTGACCGTCCTCGACGCCGAGAGCACGGCGACCGAGACGTACACCGCCGGGTTTCTGTGGATGTGTCAGGGCTACTACGACCACGGTGAGCCCTACACCCCCGACTGGCCGGGCCTGGACGATTACGCCGGCGCGCTCGTCCACCCACAGCATTGGCCGAGGGATCTCGACCTCACCGACAAACGCGTCGTCGTGATCGGCTCGGGGGCCACCGCCGCCACGCTCGTTCCCGCCATCGCCGGCGACGCGGCCCACGTCACGATGCTGCAGCGCTCGCCGACCTATTTCATCAACCGCCCCAACTCGAGCGAACTCGCCGACACGCTGCGCGGCCTCGACGTTCCCGAGGAGTGGACCTACGAGATCGTGCGCCGTCAGATGATGCAGCTCACCGATCTGTTGACCACGACCGCACGCGATCACCCCGACTATGTGCGAGACATGCTGCTCGACGAGGTGCGCAACCAGCTTCCCGAGGGATTCGACGTCGACACGCACTTCACGCCGTCGTATCGCCCGTGGCAACAGCGTCTCGCTGCGGTGCCCGACGGCGACCTGTTCGATGCGATCCGTGGCGGCAAGGTCTCGATGGTGACCGACACGATCAAGCGGTTCACGCCGACGGGGATCGAGACCGATGGTGGCGAGACGCTTGAGGCCGAGGTCGTCGTCACCGCCACGGGATTCAACCTCTCGGTACTCGGCGACATCGACTTCACCGTCGACGGCGAATCGATCGACCCGTCCACGCTGGTGTCCTATCGAGGCATCATGTTCTCGGGCCTGCCGAACCTGGCCTATGTGTTCGGCTATTTCCGGGCCAGTTGGACGCTTCGTGCCGACATCATCAGCGACTTTGTGTGCCGCGTCCTCACCCGCATGGACGAGCGCGGCGACACGACGGTGATGCCGCGCCTTCGCGACAGCGACGCCGACATGGCCCTGTTGCCGTGGGTCGATCCCGAGAACTTCAACCCGGGCTACCTGGCGCGGTCACTCGACCGGATGCCTCGCCGCGGTGATCGTGAGCCGTGGACGTGGGGCAGTGAATACCCCGATGAGAAGGCGGCGCTCGAAGCCGCCGATCTCGACGACGGGACCCTGCAGTTCTCCTGA
- a CDS encoding NAD(P)/FAD-dependent oxidoreductase, with product MTRPDSTSPGSDAGGAHGTDLDDAIDSAKSRYEAERAKRLRDEGLAQYHSLDEYDLDRDPWADPDFTRDPVIEETEVVILGGGWAGMLAGINLTKRGITSFRIIEKAADFGGTWYWNRYPGCMCDVDSTIYLPLLEETGYMPTERYASATEIFGYAQLLGRHFDLYDHALFQTEIEGLAWDDAANRWEVTTQRGDRIRARFFISAGGLMHKAKLPGIDGIENFKGKAFHTTRWDYDYTGGSPTEPLDRLADKVVGIIGTGATAVQVVPQLARTAKEVYVFQRTPSAVGVRNQQPIDAEWFKSLSPGWQRERTLNFTSVATGQQPEVDLVGDGWGQALKVDTQRQPATEEERLELERIDFEVMEGFRRRIDEVVEDPATAEKLKPWYGKHCKRLCFHDEYLQSFNLPNVHLVDTDGKGVREMSENGPIIDGTEYPLDLMVFASGFEVTSGLVGRLGFDPIGRGGAKLSERWHDGTHSLHGVLTAEFPNFFVVSFVQAGFGLNFVHFLGESTNHIAWMIEHCRDEGIATIEATVEAEDEWMNILWEASGPLARYNRTCTPSYNNSEGERTMLAARSAVFPGPLMEYVEYLEAWRDSGELKGTKTTR from the coding sequence ATGACCCGACCCGACTCCACCTCGCCCGGCAGCGACGCCGGCGGCGCACACGGCACCGATCTCGACGACGCCATCGACTCGGCGAAGTCACGCTACGAGGCCGAACGGGCCAAGCGACTGCGCGACGAAGGGCTTGCGCAGTACCACTCCCTCGACGAGTACGACCTCGACCGTGACCCGTGGGCGGATCCGGACTTCACACGCGACCCCGTCATCGAAGAGACCGAGGTGGTCATCCTCGGCGGCGGATGGGCGGGCATGCTCGCCGGCATCAACCTCACCAAACGCGGCATCACCAGCTTTCGGATCATCGAAAAGGCCGCCGACTTCGGCGGCACCTGGTACTGGAACCGCTACCCGGGCTGCATGTGCGACGTCGATTCCACCATCTACCTGCCGCTGCTCGAAGAGACGGGCTACATGCCCACCGAGCGCTATGCGAGCGCCACGGAGATCTTCGGCTACGCCCAATTGCTCGGTCGCCACTTCGACCTCTATGACCACGCCTTGTTCCAGACCGAGATCGAAGGGCTGGCGTGGGACGACGCCGCCAACCGCTGGGAGGTGACCACCCAGCGCGGCGACCGCATCCGCGCCCGCTTCTTCATCTCCGCCGGCGGACTCATGCACAAGGCGAAGCTGCCCGGGATCGACGGGATCGAGAACTTCAAGGGCAAGGCGTTCCACACGACACGCTGGGATTACGACTACACCGGCGGTAGCCCGACCGAACCGTTGGACCGTCTCGCCGACAAGGTCGTGGGCATCATCGGCACCGGAGCGACCGCCGTACAGGTCGTCCCGCAACTCGCCCGGACCGCCAAGGAGGTGTACGTCTTCCAGCGCACGCCCTCCGCAGTCGGGGTGCGCAATCAGCAGCCGATCGACGCCGAATGGTTCAAATCGCTGTCCCCGGGCTGGCAGCGTGAACGCACCCTCAACTTCACCTCGGTGGCGACGGGCCAACAGCCCGAGGTCGACCTCGTGGGCGATGGTTGGGGCCAGGCGCTGAAGGTCGACACCCAACGCCAGCCGGCAACCGAAGAGGAACGCCTGGAACTCGAACGCATCGACTTCGAGGTGATGGAGGGATTCCGACGCCGCATCGACGAGGTCGTCGAAGACCCCGCCACCGCCGAGAAGCTCAAGCCGTGGTACGGCAAGCACTGCAAGCGCCTCTGTTTCCACGACGAGTACCTGCAGTCGTTCAACCTCCCGAATGTCCATCTCGTCGACACCGACGGCAAGGGCGTTCGCGAGATGAGCGAGAACGGGCCGATCATCGACGGCACCGAATACCCGCTCGACCTGATGGTGTTCGCGTCGGGGTTCGAGGTGACGAGCGGCCTGGTCGGCCGTCTCGGGTTCGACCCGATCGGGCGTGGTGGCGCCAAGCTCAGCGAACGCTGGCACGACGGCACCCACTCGTTGCACGGGGTGCTCACCGCCGAGTTCCCGAACTTCTTCGTCGTGAGCTTCGTTCAGGCCGGGTTCGGATTGAACTTCGTCCACTTCCTGGGCGAGTCGACCAACCACATCGCCTGGATGATCGAACACTGCCGCGACGAGGGCATCGCCACCATCGAGGCGACCGTCGAGGCCGAAGACGAGTGGATGAACATCCTGTGGGAGGCCTCCGGTCCCCTCGCCCGCTACAACCGCACGTGCACCCCGAGCTACAACAACAGCGAGGGTGAACGCACGATGTTGGCCGCACGCAGCGCCGTGTTTCCCGGACCGCTCATGGAATACGTCGAGTACCTCGAAGCGTGGCGCGACTCCGGTGAGTTGAAGGGCACCAAGACCACCCGCTGA